The following are encoded together in the Drosophila biarmipes strain raj3 chromosome 3L, RU_DBia_V1.1, whole genome shotgun sequence genome:
- the LOC108035959 gene encoding uncharacterized protein LOC108035959 isoform X1, protein MHSCFCNMDKTMERYGDSSMEMKYPKCQALAKVSSVPGRVSPRTGKTACKGMCCNSNSLTSQGSQRKKRLTIKSGELTSAVNFNSSACSTMKLYQTRISQNNKTPPEANKKNKRGPKPKPELKQGQRALVKAKPKRIKTIGRKFTARSTAGHIEQPPDDDDGIWFECNVPFRVNIPFPISMKNLFGPQLFSGNTNLEIFKTLVPTRKCQGDRRTECPLNFSMRPALPPPDLEVNTTCPKATKFSRKKCRRGRKHCPCEISTQTTDEESDPVLCCLEQIRNQLADNSSEKQEKSIYRCFAEKSTSARSIPKHTNKTDMEKIKESPSKETPQEQNDKNGMHMSHPESVQKILPTTLAQSNPKIEKLESEKCLSKNPSKTDSVPSTSSIKSSKKVHVKNKPISESNEKDVEEPREPEKEKDLNSYRKTVPKSAFCFCRLSQVLHKCTRIMIPCSVCQCHCLNRSHMSRRPYPRDPQQQQQRNASQLPSTTTFKREEVDIKSNAINTIQEIALPKINNQKDLNPKSSHFEDQIPHVGTDDQKNIIKRVPEPSNQISQDNKCNKDSKPKDGYPEYHDDDESLSREKIKPQHKAQRNTPSDRENYPEVSSKHLGPKNSFKKRNTDISTNESNLSFKISHRSPKNINSKYSSKSEKSLDGAKSKKQTSQRNPTRDKKNKHTNNRISSGGETIPEESTNFGKGCKNNQVCEIESDYDIGSNTSTNSGRQEIVKEPEEKIVNNPYRRNKKDFADMNKNSKYLESEQENFKESLSVDQEINEVRECSDQIYRKSDETNTLGNYSNNREYNSYCEVGERSEECVPKTSESEFKHQINHFPYRCYFKNREYFRQRSQSAPECWILQCSQRNQTPQSPTFTPRKENCQEYATYPENVLVLQDESCESESNECVLVLDDNETANSKCCACKTPDYSINADILKQLREQERLFNQIQDITFVPTDHQGPVGFATSPQEQERDNTPLVTVPYRNISRPNEWRDQGGNFAKLKRNQFRVAPISQVPPQNSENAKKMKLTRETNSNTSFSQLEVNYPSTSSSFRPNTHLQDRRSTKGYRKNMVKKRNNFPKSSCAQSRKCQHQTFHTISQGSAVSASHHSPLSQSNTSIESRDRPKTPENASYTRLRPQINSNDPSNSIRRTLSNRQPKDSQASHFEDKNKKPRNDDYGQNGFRYERNNEDSFGTTGRSEYYATRSNPPGLTWTEPYGSASSVMPLDAPALSKCIIRSNGTVRSTDVETLQTVTLMEPRKLRDTESARIRSQATGLENTVLIETRTPCNRENLLQTCGRPPCIFRTQQYTGIPPSLHQGFVISKPPAHTIQPQTSMSAPQYRTPFNDNCLIEPRDQWSTVRSPASAPVMNSRFQQHQHPTNFHQPTNGTYHHFLEQVHPPAVGSNGFNNPGYYSQNLKENIKMLPEGFYERTVNKYNITRMDSNFQPPHLMPEFLQEQQQPFFRHTASPHTNQFHQQRVVGTAQDLYRPFIPPQTPYNEELQSHPSLFCPHQSVKLDDYDQSEYQI, encoded by the exons A TGCATTCGTGCTTTTGTAACATGGACAAAACCATGGAGCGATACGGGGATTCCTCGATGGAAATGAAGTATCCAAAATGCCAAGCTTTAGCGAAAGTAAGCTCTGTGCCTGGAAGAGTTTCTCCTCGAACgg GAAAAACGGCGTGTAAAGGGATGTGTTGCAATAGTAACTCTTTGACAAGCCAAGGGAGCCAAAGAAAAAAG aGACTTACGATAAAGTCAGGAGAACTGACGTCTGCGGTAAACTTTAATTCATCTGCTTGCTCAACGATGAAGTTGTATCAAACTAGGATATcgcaaaacaataaaacacctccagaagcaaacaaaaagaatAAAAGAGGTCCTAAGCCAAAACCAGAATTAAAGCAGGGCCAAAGGGCGCTTGTAAAGGCCAAGCCGAAACGTATAAAAACAATAGGTAGAAAGTTTACTGCAAGGTCAACAGCTGGACATATTGAACAACCccctgatgatgatgatggtatTTG GTTCGAATGCAATGTACCATTTCGTGTAAATATTCCGTTTCCTATTAGTATGAAAAATCTGTTTGGACCCCAGTTATTTTCAGGCAATACCAATTTAGAGATATTTAAGACCCTAGTCCCAACAAGAAAGTGTCAGGGAGATAGGAGAACGGAGTGCCCTTTGAACTTTTCAATGCGCCCTGCCTTACCTCCCCCAGACCTAGAAGTTAATACAACTTGCCCCAAAGCAACAAAATTCTCAAGGAAGAAGTGCAGACGAGGAAGAAAGCACTGTCCGTGTGAGATATCCACTCAAACGACTGACGAGGAATCCGATCCTGTCCTATGCTGTCTGGAGCAAATCAGAAACCAACTAGCTGACAATTCTTCTGAGAAGCAAGAGAAAAGCATTTATCGCTGCTTTGCAGAGAAGTCTACGAGTGCTAGAAGTATTCCGAAGCATACTAACAAAACTGATATGGAAAAGATAAAGGAATCCCCCTCAAAAGAGACCCCTCAAGAGCAAAATGATAAAAACGGGATGCACATGTCTCATCCCGAAAGTGTCCAGAAAATTTTACCAACGACTCTGGCGCAATCAAATCCTAAGATTGAGAAATTAGAGagcgaaaaatgtttatctaAAAATCCGTCAAAAACGGACTCTGTACCCTCGACATCTTCcataaaatcttcaaaaaaaGTCCACGTGAAAAACAAACCGATTTCTGAATCAAATGAGAAGGATGTAGAGGAGCCCAGAGAGCCAGAGAAAGAAAAGGACTTAAATAGTTATCGCAAAACAGTCCCAAAGTCGGCCTTTTGCTTCTGTCGGCTGTCACAAGTTCTTCACAAATGCACAAGAATAATGATCCCCTGCTCAGTGTGCCAATGTCACTGTTTGAACAGATCTCATATGTCGAGAAGGCCATATCCTAGGGATccccaacagcaacaacaacgaaatGCAAGCCAACTGCCTTCTACAACTACGTTTAAAAGGGAAGAAGTTGATATCAAATCAAATGCTATTAATACTATCCAAGAAATTGCAttgccaaaaattaataaccaGAAGGATTTAAATCCTAAGTCAAGCCATTTTGAGGACCAAATACCACATGTCGGTACAGATGATCAAAAGAATATCATAAAGCGCGTACCGGAACCGTCTAATCAAATATCGCAAgataataaatgtaataaagaCAGCAAGCCTAAAGATGGATATCCTGAATACCACGACGATGATGAATCTTTGagcagggaaaaaattaagcCTCAACACAAGGCTCAACGTAATACCCCAAGTGATAGGGAGAATTATCCAGAAGTTTCATCCAAGCATCTAGGCCCAAagaattcttttaaaaaaaggaacaCAGATATTAGCACCAACGAGTCTAActtatcatttaaaatatctcACAGGagtcctaaaaatataaactcaAAGTACAGTTCGAAATCTGAAAAATCATTAGATGGTGCTAAATCGAAGAAACAAACATCGCAAAGAAATCCAACCAGGGACAAAAAGAACAAACACACAAATAATCGAATAAGTTCTGGCGGCGAAACAATTCCCGAAGAATCGACAAATTTTGGTAAAGGCTGTAAAAACAATCAAGTATGCGAGATAGAATCAGACTATGATATCGGAAGTAATACCAGCACAAATTCAGGAAGACAGGAAATAGTAAAGGAACCCGAAGAAAAGATAGTTAATAATCCATATCGACGCAATAAAAAGGATTTTGCAGACATGAACAAGAACTCTAAATACCTTGAAAGTGAACaggaaaattttaaagaatcaTTAAGTGTTGACCAGGAAATTAATGAAGTTAGGGAATGTTCGGACCAAATCTATCGGAAATCTGATGAAACGAATACCTTAGGAAACTATTCAAACAACAGAGAGTATAATTCATACTGTGAGGTGGGCGAGCGTTCCGAGGAGTGTGTGCCTAAGACCTCAGAAAGCGAGTTTAAACATCAAATAAACCATTTTCCTTATCGGTGTTATTTCAAAAATAGGGAATACTTTAGGCAGCGCTCACAATCAGCTCCTGAATGTTGGATACTTCAGTGCTCCCAAAGAAATCAGACGCCACAGTCCCCAACATTTACACCCAGAAAGGAAAATTGCCAAGAATACGCCACATATCCTGAAAACGTGCTTGTCCTTCAGGATGAATCTTGCGAAAGCGAATCAAATGAGTGTGTGCTGGTATTGGACGACAATgaaactgcaaattcgaagtGTTGTGCTTGCAAAACTCCGGATTATAGTATCAATGCCGACATACTGAAGCAGCTCAGGGAGCAGGAACGGCtttttaatcaaattcagGATATTACCTTTGTTCCCACAGACCATCAGGGTCCAGTTGGCTTTGCAACTTCACCGCAAGAACAAGAAAG AGATAATACGCCGTTAGTGACGGTTCCTTATCGTAATATTTCCCGACCGAAcgaatg GAGAGACCAAGGGGGGAACTTCGCCAAGCTTAAACGGAACCAATTTCGAGTGGCACCAATAAGTCAGGTTCCGCctcaaaattcagaaaatgccaaaaagaTGAAATTAACTAGGGAAACAAACTCAAACACTTCATTTAGCCAATTGGAAGTTAATTATCCCTCaacttcttcttcttttagACCAAATACACATTTACAAGACCGCAGAAGTACTAAGGGATATCGAAAAAATATGGttaaaaaacgaaacaatTTTCCGAAATCAAGTTGTGCACAATCCCGCAAGTGTCAGCACCAGACTTTCCATACCATTTCTCAAGGCAGCGCTGTTTCTGCATCTCACCATTCACCTCTATCCCAATCTAACACATCGATAGAAAGTAGAGATAGACCAAAGACCCCAGAAAATGCATCTTACACTAGACTTAGACCCCAGATTAACTCAAATGATCCCTCAAATTCGATTAGACGCACTTTGAGTAATCGGCAACCTAAAGACAGCCAAGCTTCACATTTCGAAGATAAGAATAAGAAACCCAGGAACGATGATTATGGACAAAATGGTTTTAGATATGAAAGGAATAACGAAGATAGTTTTGGAACAACTGGAAGATCTGAATACTATGCAACCCGGTCAAATCCTCCAGGCTTAACTTGGACTGAGCCATATGGATCTGCCAGTTCGGTCATGCCCTTAGATGCACCTGCTCTAAGCAAATGCATCATTCGGTCAAATGGTACGGTGAGATCTACTGATGTGGAAACCCTGCAAACGGTTACCCTAATGGAACCACGAAAACTTCGTGACACCGAAAGTGCCAGGATCAGAAGCCAGGCCACGGGCTTGGAAAACACCGTTCTTATCGAGACAAGAACGCCCTGCAACAGGGAAAATCTGTTACAAACCTGCGGACGACCTCCTTGCATCTTCCGTACTCAGCAATATACGGGGATTCCTCCGAGTCTGCACCAAGGATTTGTAATATCAAAGCCGCCAGCGCACACGATACAACCGCAAACCTCTATGAGTGCTCCACAGTATAGAACACCTTTTAATGACAATTGCCTAATAGAGCCAAGGGATCAGTGGAGTACTGTTAGGTCGCCAGCCTCAGCCCCAGTGATGAATTCTCGATTtcagcagcatcagcatccGACGAATTTCCATCAGCCAACTAATGGTACATACCACCATTTTCTGGAGCAAGTCCATCCCCCAGCTGTAGGTTCCAATGGGTTCAACAATCCTGGCTACTATTCTCAAAATTTgaaagaaaacataaaaatgctTCCGGAGGGATTCTATGAGCGAACCGTCAATAAATATAACATAACGCGAATGGATTCGAACTTTCAGCCGCCGCATTTGATGCCGGAATTTCTTCAGGAACAGCAGCAACCTTTTTTCAGACACACAGCTAGCCCACATACCAATCAATTTCATCAGCAGAGGGTAGTTGGAACCGCTCAAGACCTTTATCGTCCCTTTATTCCGCCGCAGACCCCATACAATGAAGAGCTCCAAAGTCACCCCTCGTTGTTCTGCCCGCACCAAAGTGTAAAATTGGATGACTATGATCAATCGGAGTACCAAATTTAA
- the LOC108035959 gene encoding uncharacterized protein LOC108035959 isoform X6: MHSCFCNMDKTMERYGDSSMEMKYPKCQALAKVSSVPGRVSPRTGKTACKGMCCNSNSLTSQGSQRKKRLTIKSGELTSAVNFNSSACSTMKLYQTRISQNNKTPPEANKKNKRGPKPKPELKQGQRALVKAKPKRIKTIGRKFTARSTAGHIEQPPDDDDGIWFECNVPFRAIPI, from the exons A TGCATTCGTGCTTTTGTAACATGGACAAAACCATGGAGCGATACGGGGATTCCTCGATGGAAATGAAGTATCCAAAATGCCAAGCTTTAGCGAAAGTAAGCTCTGTGCCTGGAAGAGTTTCTCCTCGAACgg GAAAAACGGCGTGTAAAGGGATGTGTTGCAATAGTAACTCTTTGACAAGCCAAGGGAGCCAAAGAAAAAAG aGACTTACGATAAAGTCAGGAGAACTGACGTCTGCGGTAAACTTTAATTCATCTGCTTGCTCAACGATGAAGTTGTATCAAACTAGGATATcgcaaaacaataaaacacctccagaagcaaacaaaaagaatAAAAGAGGTCCTAAGCCAAAACCAGAATTAAAGCAGGGCCAAAGGGCGCTTGTAAAGGCCAAGCCGAAACGTATAAAAACAATAGGTAGAAAGTTTACTGCAAGGTCAACAGCTGGACATATTGAACAACCccctgatgatgatgatggtatTTG GTTCGAATGCAATGTACCATTTCGT GCAATACCAATTTAG
- the LOC108035959 gene encoding uncharacterized protein LOC108035959 isoform X2, whose translation MHSCFCNMDKTMERYGDSSMEMKYPKCQALAKVSSVPGRVSPRTGKTACKGMCCNSNSLTSQGSQRKKSGELTSAVNFNSSACSTMKLYQTRISQNNKTPPEANKKNKRGPKPKPELKQGQRALVKAKPKRIKTIGRKFTARSTAGHIEQPPDDDDGIWFECNVPFRVNIPFPISMKNLFGPQLFSGNTNLEIFKTLVPTRKCQGDRRTECPLNFSMRPALPPPDLEVNTTCPKATKFSRKKCRRGRKHCPCEISTQTTDEESDPVLCCLEQIRNQLADNSSEKQEKSIYRCFAEKSTSARSIPKHTNKTDMEKIKESPSKETPQEQNDKNGMHMSHPESVQKILPTTLAQSNPKIEKLESEKCLSKNPSKTDSVPSTSSIKSSKKVHVKNKPISESNEKDVEEPREPEKEKDLNSYRKTVPKSAFCFCRLSQVLHKCTRIMIPCSVCQCHCLNRSHMSRRPYPRDPQQQQQRNASQLPSTTTFKREEVDIKSNAINTIQEIALPKINNQKDLNPKSSHFEDQIPHVGTDDQKNIIKRVPEPSNQISQDNKCNKDSKPKDGYPEYHDDDESLSREKIKPQHKAQRNTPSDRENYPEVSSKHLGPKNSFKKRNTDISTNESNLSFKISHRSPKNINSKYSSKSEKSLDGAKSKKQTSQRNPTRDKKNKHTNNRISSGGETIPEESTNFGKGCKNNQVCEIESDYDIGSNTSTNSGRQEIVKEPEEKIVNNPYRRNKKDFADMNKNSKYLESEQENFKESLSVDQEINEVRECSDQIYRKSDETNTLGNYSNNREYNSYCEVGERSEECVPKTSESEFKHQINHFPYRCYFKNREYFRQRSQSAPECWILQCSQRNQTPQSPTFTPRKENCQEYATYPENVLVLQDESCESESNECVLVLDDNETANSKCCACKTPDYSINADILKQLREQERLFNQIQDITFVPTDHQGPVGFATSPQEQERDNTPLVTVPYRNISRPNEWRDQGGNFAKLKRNQFRVAPISQVPPQNSENAKKMKLTRETNSNTSFSQLEVNYPSTSSSFRPNTHLQDRRSTKGYRKNMVKKRNNFPKSSCAQSRKCQHQTFHTISQGSAVSASHHSPLSQSNTSIESRDRPKTPENASYTRLRPQINSNDPSNSIRRTLSNRQPKDSQASHFEDKNKKPRNDDYGQNGFRYERNNEDSFGTTGRSEYYATRSNPPGLTWTEPYGSASSVMPLDAPALSKCIIRSNGTVRSTDVETLQTVTLMEPRKLRDTESARIRSQATGLENTVLIETRTPCNRENLLQTCGRPPCIFRTQQYTGIPPSLHQGFVISKPPAHTIQPQTSMSAPQYRTPFNDNCLIEPRDQWSTVRSPASAPVMNSRFQQHQHPTNFHQPTNGTYHHFLEQVHPPAVGSNGFNNPGYYSQNLKENIKMLPEGFYERTVNKYNITRMDSNFQPPHLMPEFLQEQQQPFFRHTASPHTNQFHQQRVVGTAQDLYRPFIPPQTPYNEELQSHPSLFCPHQSVKLDDYDQSEYQI comes from the exons A TGCATTCGTGCTTTTGTAACATGGACAAAACCATGGAGCGATACGGGGATTCCTCGATGGAAATGAAGTATCCAAAATGCCAAGCTTTAGCGAAAGTAAGCTCTGTGCCTGGAAGAGTTTCTCCTCGAACgg GAAAAACGGCGTGTAAAGGGATGTGTTGCAATAGTAACTCTTTGACAAGCCAAGGGAGCCAAAGAAAAAAG TCAGGAGAACTGACGTCTGCGGTAAACTTTAATTCATCTGCTTGCTCAACGATGAAGTTGTATCAAACTAGGATATcgcaaaacaataaaacacctccagaagcaaacaaaaagaatAAAAGAGGTCCTAAGCCAAAACCAGAATTAAAGCAGGGCCAAAGGGCGCTTGTAAAGGCCAAGCCGAAACGTATAAAAACAATAGGTAGAAAGTTTACTGCAAGGTCAACAGCTGGACATATTGAACAACCccctgatgatgatgatggtatTTG GTTCGAATGCAATGTACCATTTCGTGTAAATATTCCGTTTCCTATTAGTATGAAAAATCTGTTTGGACCCCAGTTATTTTCAGGCAATACCAATTTAGAGATATTTAAGACCCTAGTCCCAACAAGAAAGTGTCAGGGAGATAGGAGAACGGAGTGCCCTTTGAACTTTTCAATGCGCCCTGCCTTACCTCCCCCAGACCTAGAAGTTAATACAACTTGCCCCAAAGCAACAAAATTCTCAAGGAAGAAGTGCAGACGAGGAAGAAAGCACTGTCCGTGTGAGATATCCACTCAAACGACTGACGAGGAATCCGATCCTGTCCTATGCTGTCTGGAGCAAATCAGAAACCAACTAGCTGACAATTCTTCTGAGAAGCAAGAGAAAAGCATTTATCGCTGCTTTGCAGAGAAGTCTACGAGTGCTAGAAGTATTCCGAAGCATACTAACAAAACTGATATGGAAAAGATAAAGGAATCCCCCTCAAAAGAGACCCCTCAAGAGCAAAATGATAAAAACGGGATGCACATGTCTCATCCCGAAAGTGTCCAGAAAATTTTACCAACGACTCTGGCGCAATCAAATCCTAAGATTGAGAAATTAGAGagcgaaaaatgtttatctaAAAATCCGTCAAAAACGGACTCTGTACCCTCGACATCTTCcataaaatcttcaaaaaaaGTCCACGTGAAAAACAAACCGATTTCTGAATCAAATGAGAAGGATGTAGAGGAGCCCAGAGAGCCAGAGAAAGAAAAGGACTTAAATAGTTATCGCAAAACAGTCCCAAAGTCGGCCTTTTGCTTCTGTCGGCTGTCACAAGTTCTTCACAAATGCACAAGAATAATGATCCCCTGCTCAGTGTGCCAATGTCACTGTTTGAACAGATCTCATATGTCGAGAAGGCCATATCCTAGGGATccccaacagcaacaacaacgaaatGCAAGCCAACTGCCTTCTACAACTACGTTTAAAAGGGAAGAAGTTGATATCAAATCAAATGCTATTAATACTATCCAAGAAATTGCAttgccaaaaattaataaccaGAAGGATTTAAATCCTAAGTCAAGCCATTTTGAGGACCAAATACCACATGTCGGTACAGATGATCAAAAGAATATCATAAAGCGCGTACCGGAACCGTCTAATCAAATATCGCAAgataataaatgtaataaagaCAGCAAGCCTAAAGATGGATATCCTGAATACCACGACGATGATGAATCTTTGagcagggaaaaaattaagcCTCAACACAAGGCTCAACGTAATACCCCAAGTGATAGGGAGAATTATCCAGAAGTTTCATCCAAGCATCTAGGCCCAAagaattcttttaaaaaaaggaacaCAGATATTAGCACCAACGAGTCTAActtatcatttaaaatatctcACAGGagtcctaaaaatataaactcaAAGTACAGTTCGAAATCTGAAAAATCATTAGATGGTGCTAAATCGAAGAAACAAACATCGCAAAGAAATCCAACCAGGGACAAAAAGAACAAACACACAAATAATCGAATAAGTTCTGGCGGCGAAACAATTCCCGAAGAATCGACAAATTTTGGTAAAGGCTGTAAAAACAATCAAGTATGCGAGATAGAATCAGACTATGATATCGGAAGTAATACCAGCACAAATTCAGGAAGACAGGAAATAGTAAAGGAACCCGAAGAAAAGATAGTTAATAATCCATATCGACGCAATAAAAAGGATTTTGCAGACATGAACAAGAACTCTAAATACCTTGAAAGTGAACaggaaaattttaaagaatcaTTAAGTGTTGACCAGGAAATTAATGAAGTTAGGGAATGTTCGGACCAAATCTATCGGAAATCTGATGAAACGAATACCTTAGGAAACTATTCAAACAACAGAGAGTATAATTCATACTGTGAGGTGGGCGAGCGTTCCGAGGAGTGTGTGCCTAAGACCTCAGAAAGCGAGTTTAAACATCAAATAAACCATTTTCCTTATCGGTGTTATTTCAAAAATAGGGAATACTTTAGGCAGCGCTCACAATCAGCTCCTGAATGTTGGATACTTCAGTGCTCCCAAAGAAATCAGACGCCACAGTCCCCAACATTTACACCCAGAAAGGAAAATTGCCAAGAATACGCCACATATCCTGAAAACGTGCTTGTCCTTCAGGATGAATCTTGCGAAAGCGAATCAAATGAGTGTGTGCTGGTATTGGACGACAATgaaactgcaaattcgaagtGTTGTGCTTGCAAAACTCCGGATTATAGTATCAATGCCGACATACTGAAGCAGCTCAGGGAGCAGGAACGGCtttttaatcaaattcagGATATTACCTTTGTTCCCACAGACCATCAGGGTCCAGTTGGCTTTGCAACTTCACCGCAAGAACAAGAAAG AGATAATACGCCGTTAGTGACGGTTCCTTATCGTAATATTTCCCGACCGAAcgaatg GAGAGACCAAGGGGGGAACTTCGCCAAGCTTAAACGGAACCAATTTCGAGTGGCACCAATAAGTCAGGTTCCGCctcaaaattcagaaaatgccaaaaagaTGAAATTAACTAGGGAAACAAACTCAAACACTTCATTTAGCCAATTGGAAGTTAATTATCCCTCaacttcttcttcttttagACCAAATACACATTTACAAGACCGCAGAAGTACTAAGGGATATCGAAAAAATATGGttaaaaaacgaaacaatTTTCCGAAATCAAGTTGTGCACAATCCCGCAAGTGTCAGCACCAGACTTTCCATACCATTTCTCAAGGCAGCGCTGTTTCTGCATCTCACCATTCACCTCTATCCCAATCTAACACATCGATAGAAAGTAGAGATAGACCAAAGACCCCAGAAAATGCATCTTACACTAGACTTAGACCCCAGATTAACTCAAATGATCCCTCAAATTCGATTAGACGCACTTTGAGTAATCGGCAACCTAAAGACAGCCAAGCTTCACATTTCGAAGATAAGAATAAGAAACCCAGGAACGATGATTATGGACAAAATGGTTTTAGATATGAAAGGAATAACGAAGATAGTTTTGGAACAACTGGAAGATCTGAATACTATGCAACCCGGTCAAATCCTCCAGGCTTAACTTGGACTGAGCCATATGGATCTGCCAGTTCGGTCATGCCCTTAGATGCACCTGCTCTAAGCAAATGCATCATTCGGTCAAATGGTACGGTGAGATCTACTGATGTGGAAACCCTGCAAACGGTTACCCTAATGGAACCACGAAAACTTCGTGACACCGAAAGTGCCAGGATCAGAAGCCAGGCCACGGGCTTGGAAAACACCGTTCTTATCGAGACAAGAACGCCCTGCAACAGGGAAAATCTGTTACAAACCTGCGGACGACCTCCTTGCATCTTCCGTACTCAGCAATATACGGGGATTCCTCCGAGTCTGCACCAAGGATTTGTAATATCAAAGCCGCCAGCGCACACGATACAACCGCAAACCTCTATGAGTGCTCCACAGTATAGAACACCTTTTAATGACAATTGCCTAATAGAGCCAAGGGATCAGTGGAGTACTGTTAGGTCGCCAGCCTCAGCCCCAGTGATGAATTCTCGATTtcagcagcatcagcatccGACGAATTTCCATCAGCCAACTAATGGTACATACCACCATTTTCTGGAGCAAGTCCATCCCCCAGCTGTAGGTTCCAATGGGTTCAACAATCCTGGCTACTATTCTCAAAATTTgaaagaaaacataaaaatgctTCCGGAGGGATTCTATGAGCGAACCGTCAATAAATATAACATAACGCGAATGGATTCGAACTTTCAGCCGCCGCATTTGATGCCGGAATTTCTTCAGGAACAGCAGCAACCTTTTTTCAGACACACAGCTAGCCCACATACCAATCAATTTCATCAGCAGAGGGTAGTTGGAACCGCTCAAGACCTTTATCGTCCCTTTATTCCGCCGCAGACCCCATACAATGAAGAGCTCCAAAGTCACCCCTCGTTGTTCTGCCCGCACCAAAGTGTAAAATTGGATGACTATGATCAATCGGAGTACCAAATTTAA